Proteins encoded within one genomic window of Rhododendron vialii isolate Sample 1 chromosome 1a, ASM3025357v1:
- the LOC131326290 gene encoding bifunctional aspartokinase/homoserine dehydrogenase, chloroplastic-like, which translates to MAFAATISHCSRSLSSNAFSRDTNASKKIHPSALSLPHCSRISKMDSSCHGTIRKLSTFHICASVADVVRETPIEKVQLPKGETWSVHKFGGTCVGSSDRIRNVAEIIQNDDSERKLVVVSAMSKVTDMMYDLIDKAQSRDDSYIAALDAVLEKHRLTALDLLQVDDLANFLSRLHHDIDNLKAMLHAIYIAGHATESFTDFVVGHGELWSAQILASLVRKNGTDCNWMDAREVLIVSPAGSNHVDPDYLESEKRLEKWFSQNPSRTIIATGFIASTPQNIPTTLKRDGSDFSAAIMGALFRACQVTIWTDVDGVYSADPRKVSEAVVLKTLSYQEAWEMSYFGANVLHPRTIIPVMQYEIPIVIRNIFNLSAPGTMICRSSVNELEEGQRLESSVKGFATIDHLALVNVEGTGMAGVPGTASAIFAAVKDVGANVIMISQASSEHSVCFAVPEKEVGAVAKALESRFRQALDAGRLSQVAVIPNCSILAAVGQKMASTPGVSATLFNALAKANINVRAIAQGCSEYNITLVVKREDCVRALRAVHSRFYLSRTTIAMGIIGPGLIGSTLLDQLRDQAAVLKEKFKIDLRVMGITGSKTMLLSDTSIDLTKWRELQKEKGEVADLEEFVRNVHENHFIPNTVLVDCTSDSSLASHYCNWLRRGIHLITPNKKANSGPLDQYLRLRALQRKSYTHYFYEATVGAGLPIISTLQGLLETGDKILRIEGIFSGTLSYIFNNFIGTRAFSEVVVEAKKAGYTEPDPRDDLSGTDVARKVIILARESGLKLELYDIPVQSLVPEPLRGCASAEEYLKQLPQYDHDMSRKRKDAEDQGEVLRYVGVVDVANKKGTVELGRYKKDHPFAQLSGSDNIIAFTTERYKQQPLIVRGPGAGAQVTAGGIFSDILRLASYLGAPS; encoded by the exons ATGGCGTTTGCTGCTACAATCTCTCATTGTTCGCGTAGCCTCTCGTCCAATGCATTTTCCCGTGATACCAATGCGTCTAAGAAGATACACCCATCAGCTCTTTCTCTCCCACATTGCTCTCGGATCTCCAA AATGGATTCTAGTTGTCATGGGACTATAAGGAAGTTGTCAACCTTTCACATTTGTGCTTCAGTTGCAG ATGTTGTGCGAGAAACACCTATTGAAAAAGTTCAGCTTCCCAAAGGTGAAACCTGGTCTGTTCATAAATTTGGTGGTACTTGTGTGGGAAGCTCAGACAGAATACGGAATGTTGCGGAGATAATACAAAATGATGATTCAGAAAGAAAGTTGGTGGTTGTGTCTGCAATGTCTAAGGTGACAGACATGATGTATGATCTAATCGACAAGGCACAGTCCAGGGATGATTCCTATATAGCTGCATTGGATGCTGTTCTAGAAAAGCACAGGTTAACAGCACTTGATCTACTTCAAGTGGATGACCTTGCTAATTTCTTATCACGGTTACATCATGACATCGATAACCTTAAAGCAATGCTTCATGCAATATATATAG CTGGTCATGCTACAGAATCTTTTACAGATTTTGTAGTTGGACATGGAGAGTTGTGGTCTGCTCAGATTTTGGCATCTCTTGTCAGGAAG AACGGGACAGATTGCAATTGGATGGATGCAAGGGAAGTCCTTATTGTTAGTCCTGCTGGTTCTAACCATGTTGATCCAGATTACCTGGAATCTGAAAAAAGACTTGAGAAATGGTTTTCACAAAATCCATCTCGGACAATCATTGCAACTGGTTTCATAGCCAGCACACCTCAAAATATTCCTACAACTTTGAAAAGAGATGGAAGTGACTTCTCTGCAGCTATAATGGGTGCTTTGTTCAGGGCATGCCAAGTCACAATTTGGACAGATGTTGATGGTGTTTATAGTGCAGATCCCAGAAAAG TTAGTGAGGCTGTGGTACTGAAGACCTTGTCTTATCAAGAGGCCTGGGAAATG TCATATTTTGGGGCTAATGTTTTACATCCCCGGACTATCATTCCAGTGATGCAGTACGAGATTCCAATTGTTATAAGAAACATCTTCAATCTCTCAGCGCCCGGCACAATGATATGCCGGTCTTCGGTCAATGAGTTGGAAGAGGGCCAAAGATTGGAATCTTCTGTCAAAGGATTTGCGACAATAGACCATTTGGCCCTTGTAAATGTCGAGGG TACTGGAATGGCAGGTGTTCCTGGTACTGCTAGTGCAATTTTTGCTGCAGTGAAAGATGTAGGAGCTAATGTTATCATGATATCACAG GCTAGCAGTGAGCATTCTGTGTGTTTTGCCGTCCCCGAGAAGGAAGTAGGAGCTGTTGCTAAGGCTTTAGAATCTAGATTTCGTCAAGCTCTGGATGCCGGACGTCTTTCTCAG GTTGCAGTCATCCCAAACTGTAGCATTTTGGCAGCAGTAGGCCAGAAGATGGCTAGTACTCCTGGAGTCAGTGCCACACTTTTCAATGCACTGGCAAAG GCCAATATTAATGTCCGTGCTATAGCCCAAGGTTGCTCAGAGTACAATATCACTCTAGTTGTCAAACGAGAAGACTGTGTGAGGGCCCTTAGAGCGGTTCACTCAAGATTCTATCTCTCTAGGACCACGATAGCAATGGGTATTATTGGGCCTGGACTGATTGGTAGCACCTTGCTTGACCAGCTCAGGGATCAG GCAGCAGTGCTCAAGGAAAAGTTTAAGATTGATTTGCGCGTCATGGGTATCACGGGCTCAAAGACTATGCTTCTGAGTGACAC AAGTATTGACTTAACTAAATGGAGAGAACTTCAAAAGGAGAAAGGAGAAGTCGCTGACTTGGAGGAATTTGTTCGAAATGTGCATGAGAATCATTTTATCCCAAATACTGTGTTGGTAGATTGTACATCAGATTCTAGCCTTGCAAGCCATTACTGTAACTGGTTACGAAGAGGAATCCATCTTATTACCCCAAATAAAAAGGCAAATTCAGGACCGCTTGATCAG TATTTGAGGTTGAGAGCTCTTCAACGGAAGTCCTATACGCATTACTTCTATGAAGCTACTGTTGGAGCCGGTCTTCCAATCATTAGCACTTTACAAGGTCTCCTTGAAACTGGGGATAAAATACTGCGGATCGAAGGCATTTTTAG TGGGACTCTGAGTTACATTTTCAATAACTTTATTGGAACGCGAGCTTTTAGTGAGGTGGTGGTAGAGGCAAAAAAGGCAGGTTATACTGAGCCTGATCCGAGGGATGATTTATCTGGAACAGATGTAGCCAGAAAG GTGATAATTCTTGCCAGAGAATCTGGTCTAAAGCTAGAACTCTATGATATCCCTGTTCAAAGTCTTGTGCCAGAGCCATTGAGA GGCTGTGCATCAGCTGAGGAATATCTCAAGCAACTGCCTCAATATGACCATGATATGTCTAGGAAACGTAAGGATGCTGAAGATCAAGGGGAA GTGTTGAGATACGTTGGGGTGGTGGATGTTGCTAATAAAAAAGGGACGGTTGAATTGGGAAGATACAAGAAAGATCACCCGTTTGCGCAGCTTTCAGGGTCCGACAACATCATCGCGTTCACCACTGAAAGGTACAAGCAACAGCCTCTGATAGTCCGTGGGCCTGGTGCTGGTGCCCAAGTCACGGCCGGTGGGATCTTCAGTGATATTCTACGGCTTGCATCGTATCTCGGCGCCCCATCATAA
- the LOC131326303 gene encoding uncharacterized protein LOC131326303 isoform X1 — translation MSESSIRLSSSASKRNSKRLLFDRRYGWIFDEWKDPAEEALAGGRQMFCIVPVSKAWFCMASQWINLVGSSTVEVIKRPELLSPQILQSNINNQLQKCISFIQKPEFNLFSLLTWELIASMSHPDPKTNESQTG, via the exons atgAGCGAGTCGAGTATCAGGCTTTCTTCTTCAGCCTCTAAACGAAACTCCAAACGTCTACTCTTCGACAGGCGCTACGGTTGGat TTTTGATGAATGGAAAGACCCAGCGGAGGAAGCCCTGGCAGGAGGCAGACAAAT GTTTTGCATTGTGCCTGTATCAAAAGCTTGGTTTTGTATGGCTTCTCAATGG ATTAACCTTGTCGGAAGCTCCACAGTTGAGGTTATTAAAAGACCAGAGTTGCTCTCACCTCAAATACTGCAATCAAATATCAACAACCAACTGCAgaaatgtatttctttcatACAAAAGCCAGAATTCaacttattttctttattaACATGGGAGCTGATTGCTTCAATGTCTCATCCAGATCCGAAAACCAATGAATCACAAACCGGTTAG
- the LOC131326303 gene encoding uncharacterized protein LOC131326303 isoform X2: MSESSIRLSSSASKRNSKRLLFDRRYGWIFDEWKDPAEEALAGGRQMFCIVPVSKAWFCMASQWGTLYRLVDADGFKLT, encoded by the exons atgAGCGAGTCGAGTATCAGGCTTTCTTCTTCAGCCTCTAAACGAAACTCCAAACGTCTACTCTTCGACAGGCGCTACGGTTGGat TTTTGATGAATGGAAAGACCCAGCGGAGGAAGCCCTGGCAGGAGGCAGACAAAT GTTTTGCATTGTGCCTGTATCAAAAGCTTGGTTTTGTATGGCTTCTCAATGG GGTACACTTTACAGACTAGTTGATGCTGATGGGTTTAAGTTGACATAG
- the LOC131323480 gene encoding uncharacterized protein LOC131323480, with translation MKDNSNISDDTHDEEDAISLSDFPITANNNQTNCNDQNSTTYHDHDDHQSSDFFEFFNYNLNKDISHADDIILCGKLIPFHKQQEHQTSIKHRRSESHRMTFRDDGEQRNFHHHRRWESLSELTSSSHWNSPKTAGPVHNSCSVDYQKLRQNSSVKSIGRADNSKLLKPRWYVLMFGSFRFRPEMELRDIKNRQVRRAPAATMFQPLDSGGKKPVSRTNGRKSTWCLLKALVCKGNVTDDVTASVGCMPKA, from the coding sequence atgaAGGATAACAGCAATATTTCTGATGATACCCACGATGAAGAAGATGCAATATCTCTCAGTGATTTTCCAATCACAGCGAATAACAATCAAACAAACTGCAATGATCAGAACTCCACCACGTATCATGATCACGATGATCATCAATCAAGCGACTTCTTCGAGTTCTTCAACTACAACCTCAACAAAGATATCTCTCACGCCGATGACATCATTCTATGTGGTAAGCTCATTCCCTTCCATAAACAACAAGAACATCAAACGTCAATCAAACACCGACGGTCCGAAAGTCATAGAATGACTTTTAGAGACGACGGTGAACAGAGAAacttccaccaccaccggcgaTGGGAATCGTTGTCCGAGTTAACATCGTCATCTCACTGGAACAGTCCAAAAACCGCCGGACCAGTTCACAACAGTTGCTCTGTAGATTACCAAAAGTTACGTCAAAATTCATCCGTTAAGTCCATCGGGAGGGCTGATAATTCGAAATTGTTGAAACCTCGTTGGTATGTCCTGATGTTTGGCAGTTTCAGGTTCCGGCCGGAGATGGAACTGAGAGATATTAAGAATAGGCAGGTTCGCAGGGCTCCGGCAGCGACTATGTTTCAGCCACTTGACAGCGGGGGAAAGAAGCCGGTTAGCCGGACAAACGGCCGGAAGAGCACATGGTGTCTGCTTAAGGCATTGGTCTGCAAAGGGAATGTTACTGATGATGTAACGGCGTCAGTCGGTTGCATGCCAAAAGCATGA